The Alnus glutinosa chromosome 3, dhAlnGlut1.1, whole genome shotgun sequence nucleotide sequence AAAGATTATCAAAGGGTTAGCTGTCATTTACTAACAACCGAAAAGTCAGTGCACCAGTTTCCcaaaatgaccaaaaaaaaaagtagaaatttttttgtaattggtGGCCAAGCCATGTCTTCAGAGAAGTGTCTCTTCCACAGGAAACAGCCCTCAACCCAACCTTGTCTACAGTTCTACTCTACCCATTAAATCTCTTTCTTTCCATCAAGCACCAGTCCTTTTTAAAGTGTTCTTCCTGTTCTTCTCCCTCAAAATCCCACTCCTTCACTGTAACCTACATCAGaagcaaatatttttcatagaCTGCTGCTCATTACTGATATGGCCCCAATCACCTATCTACTCCCCCTGAAAGTTGCAGTAACTGTTGGTTTCatcttttctctttcatttctaCCTTCCATTCCAGGTAACAAAACCAACCCATGCCATCAGGGTAGTACTGCATGTTTTTTCATGTGTTCCCATTCTCAAACACAAGTgttctttccattttcttttcatttctctctGATCCCTTTACTATTAATTAAGTACTGTTTGTGTTAGTTTCTAGCTTGTTTAACTATTTGTTGCTTTGGCAATTAATTGGACAACCATCTTCAGGCTACAGTGAGAATTTAAAGCAAAGGGAAATGGTGTTGGGATCAAAGCCTCCTGGCTGCGAGAACAAGTGCTTAAATTGCAGGCCTTGCATTGCTACCCTAGTCATTCCTTCTCACCAAAAAACAAAGGCTTTCATGAGTACTTCATCATCTCGTGGAGAAGATGATCGCTACTATCTCCTCTCCTGGAAATGTAGATGTGGAAATAAGCTCTATCAACCATGATCGATCTCGATCAGCCATTCTCGATCCGTTTCTGTAGATcgaaacttttatatatatttaagagaCGAGAGAAAGCTCGATCCCGAGTTTCAAGGTGGTTCgattctctctgtctctctcgtGGTTTGCTTTGAAAAATTATGTAATGTCattaattagttttaatgattatGATTTGTGTACGTTGTGTAATTACCTCCCTCCTTCCACCACATAAATGACGTTTTTTTTTAGTGACGTTTAATGCTTAAAAATCGTTAATTATGGAgttgattgcaaaagtgattaAACGTCGTTTTTCATTTGGAACTAAACGTCATAAATAATTTAGTATCGTTTTATTGTACAAAAGATGttaatctaaataaaaaaattcttatttacagacggtttcccTTTTCCTAGGATATGTTATGTTAAGCTAACATGGGatgaaaatgattttggtaGGATAGTTGGAAAAattcaatcttttttatttatttatttattattattattattattattttggggtaGTTTAAAAAACTCTAAATCTCCTAATATTAAATGTAAACGGTTGATAATATTTAACttattgattattttattagcttttagTAAAAATAAGAGActaactaaaataattaaaccaCTTCTAATATTGTTATTAATAATGATAACATATTACGCCTATATAATTTAAATCCTAATGATATAAATAATgataatttatttccttttaagttattttaatcttaaaattCTTCTCATTAGACCCGTAAGTTTAATTACAGggagatttttttaattaatttgttgctTTTAGAATtcccattaattatgaaaaaagcATGGAGATGCTTCATGTACTGATATACGTACGTACTCTCAAACTTTTAGGGCAGcaagaatctctctctctctctctctctctctctctctctctctctcatgatcATCACTGAGAACTGAGAAGAGAGACATGAGACAGCAGCTCAATTTGTTCAAAAACAGCAGCATATATGGACGGAGACGACATGTTTCCACAAATTGATGATGAATATTCATGAACGCCACGAGAAAATATACCAGGTAGGCCAGGATAGACTATAGAGATACATCAAAAATTAGGACGCTGCTTTGTCTTGTGGTAGCCTTCGTATCTCCTGGAAAAATATCATACACTTTCTTTCTTGAAGTTGACAGAGCTAGCTTGTTTGTCTTGTTTTATGGAATTTTTGaagaattaataattttaacttttactactttgaaaataaaataaactttcTAACTTTTCATCAGAAAGTACGTACAGTAGTACTACTGTTACATCATACAGCTTTGAACTTTGTGTTGAGGTACCACTGcctaaaatttagggtttaattaattgttaataaattatttcataaaaatttaagttttcatccaatttaaattattttaaccttctttctatttttttaattattattaattatttcacATTAAAAAGCTATAAGTTTTTTGTGTGCTACTC carries:
- the LOC133862411 gene encoding EPIDERMAL PATTERNING FACTOR-like protein 8 is translated as MAPITYLLPLKVAVTVGFIFSLSFLPSIPGYSENLKQREMVLGSKPPGCENKCLNCRPCIATLVIPSHQKTKAFMSTSSSRGEDDRYYLLSWKCRCGNKLYQP